In Saccharomonospora marina XMU15, one genomic interval encodes:
- a CDS encoding cupin domain-containing protein — translation MATEWHTVDREEVFVLQDGRMLMEMADQMHELTPGDAAIAAPGVPFRLRNPAAVAARLTVCTSKGIRGTVNGETIDPPWAQ, via the coding sequence GTGGCTACCGAGTGGCACACGGTCGACAGGGAGGAAGTGTTCGTGTTGCAGGACGGCAGGATGCTGATGGAGATGGCTGACCAGATGCATGAGCTGACGCCGGGGGATGCGGCCATCGCCGCACCCGGCGTTCCGTTTCGCCTGCGCAACCCGGCCGCGGTGGCCGCACGGCTGACGGTGTGTACATCGAAGGGCATTCGCGGGACCGTCAACGGCGAGACCATCGACCCGCCGTGGGCCCAGTAG
- a CDS encoding response regulator transcription factor, whose translation MRVVIAEDAVLLRAGVQRLLADEGIETVAAVDNGDDLLDAVEQHRPELAIVDVRMPPTFTDEGLRAALRAREVVRDLPVLVLSQYVEETYAVELLADGAGGVGYLLKERVADVAEFLDAVRRVAEGGTAIDPEVVAQLVARGRRDPLASLTARESEVLGLMAQGMSNTAIAKRLVVSHGAIEKHIGNIFTKLGLEVSTDEHRRVRAVLTYLGR comes from the coding sequence ATGCGCGTGGTCATCGCGGAGGACGCCGTTCTGCTGCGGGCAGGGGTACAGCGCCTGCTGGCCGATGAGGGCATCGAAACGGTCGCGGCCGTGGACAACGGTGACGACCTGCTGGACGCGGTCGAGCAGCATCGGCCTGAACTCGCGATCGTCGACGTGCGCATGCCACCGACGTTCACCGACGAGGGTTTGCGAGCCGCGCTGCGGGCGCGCGAGGTGGTCCGAGACCTGCCGGTGTTGGTGCTTTCGCAGTACGTCGAGGAGACCTACGCCGTCGAGTTGCTCGCCGACGGTGCCGGGGGCGTGGGCTACCTGCTGAAGGAGCGGGTCGCCGACGTCGCGGAGTTCCTCGACGCCGTGCGGCGCGTGGCCGAGGGCGGCACGGCGATCGATCCCGAGGTGGTCGCCCAACTCGTGGCCCGCGGCAGGCGCGACCCGCTTGCGTCGCTCACCGCACGCGAGTCGGAAGTGCTCGGCCTCATGGCGCAGGGAATGTCCAACACCGCCATCGCGAAGCGACTCGTGGTTTCGCATGGAGCGATCGAGAAGCACATCGGCAACATCTTCACCAAGCTGGGCCTCGAAGTGAGCACCGACGAGCACCGCAGGGTGCGCGCGGTGCTCACCTACCTCGGCCGCTGA
- a CDS encoding sensor histidine kinase codes for MSGGGAARQQARPTAFRAIAFMVASLPLRLVQFVLLVTLFVVGVATLVVWIGIPILMLATKLARGFGNLERRWVSAALATAIPAADRLPKDGGPLRRWRTQLTDPTTWRDLGYLLLAFPIGVFEFALGVVAIVLLPIAIWVVPGVGWLHGRLALALLGPPKARRAEARASRLQASRARGVDAAEAERRRIERDLHDGAQQRLVSVAMSLGRAKTKLGDPDSLRSLLDEAHTDAKQAVAELRDLARGIYPAVLADRGLDAALSAQAAKSPVPVDVSVEVDPRPPAAVETTAYFIVGETLTNIAKHSGATQASVRVWRSGGTVVVEVTDNGNGGARLREGGGLRGLADRAATIDGVISVVSPPGGPTVIRADLPCTW; via the coding sequence ATGAGCGGCGGGGGCGCGGCGCGGCAGCAGGCGCGGCCGACCGCCTTCCGAGCGATCGCCTTCATGGTGGCGAGCCTCCCGCTGCGATTGGTCCAGTTCGTTCTGCTGGTGACGTTGTTCGTCGTCGGTGTTGCCACGCTTGTCGTCTGGATCGGCATTCCGATTCTGATGCTTGCTACGAAACTGGCGCGAGGGTTCGGCAACCTGGAACGGCGTTGGGTGAGCGCGGCGCTGGCGACCGCGATCCCCGCCGCCGACCGGCTGCCGAAGGACGGCGGACCGTTGCGGCGGTGGAGGACTCAGCTCACCGATCCCACCACTTGGCGTGACCTCGGCTACCTGCTGCTGGCCTTTCCGATCGGCGTATTCGAGTTCGCCCTCGGGGTTGTCGCTATCGTGCTGCTGCCGATCGCGATCTGGGTGGTTCCCGGCGTGGGATGGCTGCACGGAAGGCTCGCGCTCGCGCTGCTCGGCCCGCCGAAGGCCCGCCGGGCTGAGGCCAGAGCCTCACGGCTACAAGCGTCGAGGGCGCGCGGGGTGGACGCCGCCGAGGCGGAGCGTCGGCGTATCGAGCGCGACCTGCACGACGGCGCGCAGCAACGCCTCGTCTCGGTGGCGATGAGCCTGGGCAGGGCGAAGACCAAACTGGGCGACCCGGATTCGCTGCGTAGCCTGCTCGACGAGGCCCACACCGACGCGAAGCAGGCCGTGGCCGAGCTGAGGGACCTGGCCAGGGGCATCTACCCCGCGGTACTGGCCGACCGCGGCCTGGACGCGGCGCTGTCCGCGCAGGCCGCGAAGTCGCCCGTGCCCGTCGACGTGAGCGTGGAGGTCGACCCGCGCCCGCCCGCCGCGGTGGAGACGACGGCGTACTTCATCGTCGGTGAGACGCTGACCAACATCGCCAAACACTCGGGTGCGACACAGGCGAGCGTGCGAGTGTGGCGATCGGGCGGCACCGTGGTGGTGGAAGTGACCGACAACGGCAACGGTGGCGCGCGGCTGCGGGAGGGGGGAGGCCTGCGCGGACTCGCCGACCGTGCTGCCACGATTGACGGCGTCATTTCCGTCGTCAGCCCGCCGGGCGGCCCCACGGTGATTCGAGCGGACCTGCCGTGTACCTGGTGA
- a CDS encoding sensor domain-containing protein → MTAAYPEHPSRTPRPAVAGSVTYLLLNLPAGIAGFVLLVTLGSVGVSTVIVWVGVPVLMLAILLARAFAEVERARIRALLGTYIPRPYRPLPDGGHKVRWKARLSDSSTWRDSCYLLLLFPIGIVEFVLVVTLWAVSFGLLALPVYYRYLPEGAYFFPSYDLRWITVDSVPTALPWAALGVLLLVATVAFTRGLATTHARIARLLLGPSPGRMVDVETDVDQRQPHPVAE, encoded by the coding sequence ATGACCGCGGCGTACCCCGAACACCCGAGCCGAACACCCCGGCCCGCAGTGGCGGGCTCGGTGACATACCTCCTGCTCAATCTCCCCGCGGGCATCGCGGGCTTCGTCCTGCTCGTGACATTGGGCTCGGTCGGGGTGTCCACGGTGATCGTCTGGGTGGGCGTGCCGGTACTGATGCTGGCCATCCTGCTGGCCCGCGCCTTCGCGGAGGTGGAACGCGCTCGGATCCGTGCGCTGCTGGGCACCTACATCCCGCGACCGTACCGACCGCTTCCCGATGGCGGCCACAAGGTGCGCTGGAAGGCCCGGCTCTCGGACTCCTCCACCTGGCGCGACAGCTGCTACCTACTGCTGCTGTTTCCGATAGGAATCGTGGAGTTCGTGCTGGTCGTGACGTTGTGGGCGGTGTCGTTCGGGCTGCTCGCACTTCCGGTGTACTACCGTTACCTGCCGGAAGGGGCCTACTTCTTCCCCAGCTACGACCTGCGGTGGATCACTGTGGACTCGGTGCCCACCGCCCTGCCGTGGGCCGCGCTGGGCGTGTTGCTGCTCGTGGCGACCGTAGCCTTCACGCGGGGGTTGGCCACCACCCATGCCCGAATCGCCCGACTGCTGCTCGGTCCAAGTCCCGGCAGGATGGTCGACGTCGAGACCGACGTCGACCAGCGCCAGCCCCATCCGGTGGCAGAATGA
- a CDS encoding DUF421 domain-containing protein, with amino-acid sequence MSWLVSDVSAIPGVAVKVVLLYVAALIGLRLTVRRVAGQITIYDAVAMVTVGAIIGRTATATGTAFVQGLVALAVLLACHEIVSRLRLRGRVQRFTDHKVRVLISNGEIDAHQLKACQLTEADLDAALRMRGITSLSQVRYALYESQGAISVVRADEQPDGLLRGLVDRPRERG; translated from the coding sequence GTGAGCTGGCTCGTTTCGGACGTCTCCGCCATCCCCGGGGTCGCGGTCAAGGTCGTGCTGCTCTACGTGGCCGCGCTGATCGGGCTGCGGTTGACCGTGCGCAGGGTCGCGGGTCAGATCACCATCTACGACGCGGTCGCGATGGTGACGGTCGGCGCCATCATCGGGCGCACCGCCACCGCGACGGGCACCGCGTTCGTGCAGGGGCTCGTCGCGCTCGCGGTGTTGCTCGCCTGCCACGAGATCGTCAGCAGGCTGCGACTGCGTGGCAGGGTGCAGCGGTTCACCGACCACAAGGTGCGGGTGTTGATCTCCAACGGCGAGATCGACGCTCACCAGCTCAAGGCATGCCAGCTCACCGAGGCCGACCTCGACGCGGCGCTACGCATGAGGGGCATCACGAGCCTGTCGCAGGTGCGCTACGCGCTCTACGAGTCGCAGGGCGCCATCTCGGTGGTACGCGCGGACGAGCAGCCCGACGGTCTGCTGCGCGGCCTTGTCGACAGGCCGCGGGAGCGCGGCTGA
- a CDS encoding thiamine pyrophosphate-requiring protein, producing MQQVADYIVDRLRQWGVHRVYGYPGDGINGLLGAFDRADGDPQFVQTRHEEMAAFMACGHAKFTGEVGCCVATSGPGAVHLLNGLYDAKLDHQPVVAVVGQQKRISQGAHYQQEIHLENLFSDVSEFLQTCMHPGQVRHVVDRAFKTALTTRGVATIIVPVDLQEEQAQDAPPKTHGAVYSSVGWSRPRVLPNPQELEKAADVLNEGEKVAILIGQGAAHAEPEVIEAAELLGAGVAKALLGREVLDDNLPFVTGPIGLLGSQPSDDMVMNCDTLFMIGTSFPYAEWLPDEGTARGVEIDIDGSMIGIRYPMDAHVVGDAKESLKQLIPMLRRKEDRGWRERIEKNVRTWNRTLEDRAGQHFEGKLNPQAVAQQLSPLLPDNAILTADSGSATNWWARHLKLRNGMRASLSGTLATMGPGTPYAIAAKFDYPDHPVIAFVGDGAFQMNGMNEMITVKRYADQLGGSPPLIFCVFNNEDLNQVTWEQRAMGGDPKFMGSQYIPDVRFSEYAEWLGLRGIYCERAEDVERAWRDALASDRPVVLEFKVDQEIPPLPPHIKMEQGKKSAKAIVSDPEKVGVAARGFRQELVEFFEKLPGRDRG from the coding sequence ATGCAGCAGGTCGCCGATTACATTGTCGATCGACTCCGGCAGTGGGGAGTCCACCGGGTCTACGGCTACCCGGGGGACGGCATCAACGGTCTACTCGGTGCGTTCGACAGAGCCGACGGTGACCCACAGTTCGTGCAGACCAGGCACGAGGAGATGGCTGCCTTCATGGCCTGCGGTCACGCCAAGTTCACCGGCGAGGTCGGTTGCTGTGTGGCAACCTCCGGGCCGGGCGCCGTGCACCTGCTGAACGGCCTCTACGACGCGAAGCTGGACCACCAGCCGGTGGTCGCGGTCGTGGGCCAGCAGAAGCGGATCTCCCAGGGAGCTCACTACCAGCAGGAGATCCACCTGGAGAACCTGTTCTCCGACGTTTCGGAGTTCTTGCAAACCTGCATGCATCCCGGCCAGGTCAGGCACGTCGTCGACAGGGCCTTCAAGACCGCGCTGACCACCCGCGGCGTCGCGACCATCATCGTGCCGGTCGACCTGCAGGAGGAGCAGGCGCAGGACGCGCCACCGAAGACTCACGGCGCCGTGTACTCCAGCGTGGGATGGAGCCGGCCTCGGGTGCTGCCGAACCCGCAGGAGTTGGAGAAGGCCGCCGACGTGCTCAACGAGGGCGAGAAGGTCGCCATCCTCATCGGTCAGGGAGCCGCGCACGCCGAGCCCGAGGTGATCGAGGCCGCGGAACTGCTCGGCGCGGGTGTCGCCAAGGCGCTGCTGGGTCGTGAGGTCCTCGACGACAACCTGCCGTTCGTCACCGGTCCCATCGGGTTGCTCGGCTCGCAGCCCAGCGACGACATGGTGATGAACTGCGACACGCTCTTCATGATCGGTACGAGTTTCCCCTACGCGGAATGGCTGCCGGACGAGGGAACCGCTCGAGGCGTCGAGATCGACATCGACGGCAGCATGATCGGCATTCGCTACCCCATGGACGCACACGTGGTCGGCGACGCGAAGGAGAGCCTTAAGCAGCTCATCCCGATGTTGCGGCGCAAGGAGGACCGCGGCTGGCGGGAGCGTATCGAGAAGAACGTTCGTACCTGGAACAGGACGCTCGAAGACAGGGCCGGTCAGCACTTCGAGGGCAAACTGAACCCGCAGGCGGTGGCGCAACAGTTGTCGCCGCTGCTGCCCGACAACGCCATCCTCACCGCCGACTCCGGTTCGGCGACCAACTGGTGGGCACGCCACCTCAAACTACGCAACGGTATGCGCGCGTCGCTTTCGGGCACTCTCGCCACGATGGGCCCGGGAACGCCGTACGCGATCGCGGCCAAGTTCGACTACCCCGACCACCCGGTGATCGCCTTCGTCGGCGACGGCGCGTTCCAGATGAACGGCATGAACGAGATGATCACGGTCAAGCGTTATGCCGACCAACTGGGCGGCTCGCCCCCGCTGATCTTCTGCGTCTTCAACAACGAGGACCTCAACCAGGTCACCTGGGAGCAGCGGGCGATGGGAGGCGACCCCAAGTTCATGGGCTCGCAGTACATCCCGGACGTCCGGTTCTCCGAATACGCTGAGTGGCTCGGGTTGCGTGGCATCTACTGCGAGCGCGCCGAGGACGTGGAGCGAGCCTGGCGCGACGCGCTCGCCAGCGACCGGCCGGTGGTGTTGGAGTTCAAGGTGGACCAGGAGATCCCGCCGCTGCCGCCGCACATCAAGATGGAGCAGGGTAAGAAGTCGGCGAAGGCGATCGTCAGCGATCCCGAGAAGGTCGGCGTCGCGGCTCGCGGCTTCCGCCAGGAACTCGTCGAGTTCTTCGAGAAGCTGCCGGGGCGTGACCGGGGCTGA
- a CDS encoding enolase C-terminal domain-like protein yields the protein MKRPDGPRVENVDVHAFTVPTDGPDGVETDGTLKWDSTTMVLVRVHAAGKTGIGYTYGDASVASFVESKLASLVQGEDPLGAPALWYRMFAAIRNAGRSGVGAMAVSAVDIALWDLRARLLELPLFRVLPAFHDAVPVYGSGGFANYPVDRLVDQLGGWVEQGIDRVKLKTSREPAADPKRLTAVREAIGAQPELFVDANGALTRKQALYWADRFRDEWDVCWLEEPVSSDDVTGLRLVRDLGPGGLDVAAGEYGFVPRDFVDLVDVVDCLQADVTRCGGVTGLLQVSGMCTTHQLDLSAHCAPAASAHAFCAVKRLRHLEYFHDHIRCEDIAFDGTLSPEGGQLRPDPHRPGLGLEVRWRDLEPLRVHGSRVE from the coding sequence GTGAAGCGCCCGGACGGCCCACGCGTCGAGAACGTCGACGTGCACGCCTTCACCGTGCCCACCGACGGCCCCGACGGCGTCGAAACCGACGGGACGCTGAAGTGGGACTCCACCACGATGGTGCTGGTCCGCGTGCATGCGGCAGGCAAGACGGGAATCGGCTACACCTACGGCGACGCCTCCGTCGCGAGCTTCGTCGAGTCCAAGCTCGCCTCGCTGGTTCAGGGCGAGGACCCGTTGGGTGCGCCCGCGTTGTGGTACCGGATGTTCGCGGCCATCCGCAACGCGGGCAGGAGCGGGGTCGGTGCCATGGCCGTCTCGGCCGTGGACATCGCGCTGTGGGACCTCAGGGCGCGGTTGTTGGAACTGCCGCTGTTTCGCGTGCTTCCCGCGTTCCACGACGCGGTCCCCGTCTACGGCAGCGGCGGGTTCGCCAACTACCCCGTCGATCGGCTCGTCGACCAACTCGGGGGTTGGGTGGAGCAGGGCATCGACCGGGTCAAGCTGAAAACGTCGCGGGAACCGGCAGCAGACCCCAAGCGCCTGACGGCCGTGCGTGAGGCGATCGGCGCCCAGCCCGAACTGTTCGTGGACGCCAACGGCGCGCTCACCCGCAAGCAGGCGCTGTACTGGGCGGACCGGTTCCGCGACGAGTGGGACGTGTGCTGGCTGGAGGAGCCGGTCAGCTCCGACGACGTCACCGGGCTGCGGCTCGTGCGCGACCTCGGCCCCGGCGGACTGGACGTGGCCGCGGGGGAGTACGGGTTCGTGCCGCGCGACTTCGTGGACCTGGTGGACGTCGTGGACTGCCTGCAGGCCGACGTGACCCGCTGCGGTGGTGTCACCGGCCTGCTGCAGGTATCGGGAATGTGCACGACCCATCAGCTCGACCTGTCCGCGCACTGCGCGCCCGCCGCGTCGGCGCACGCGTTCTGTGCGGTCAAGCGACTGCGCCACCTCGAGTACTTCCACGACCACATCCGCTGCGAGGACATCGCGTTCGACGGCACGCTCAGCCCCGAAGGTGGGCAGCTGCGGCCCGACCCGCACCGCCCCGGCCTCGGCCTGGAGGTCCGCTGGCGCGATCTGGAACCACTGCGCGTTCACGGTTCCCGCGTCGAGTGA
- a CDS encoding FAD-binding and (Fe-S)-binding domain-containing protein — translation MAATPAHALREVPDKTDTAVPGPPRGRTRIDVRGLERALRDSVEGEVRFDTGSRAMYATDASNFRQVPIGVVIPKTLDDVVATHQVCHRFAAPVLNRGGGTSLSGETVNYAVVMDHTKYLTGIGEFDPQARRVTCEPGVINEQLNKFTGKQDLVFGPDPSSHSRCAIGGNIGNNSCGIHSVQSQLYGPGPRTSDNVAALEVVTYDGERFWVGIGEESRLDEIIAAGGRKGEIYARLRELRDRYADDIRAGFAPVTELPRRVSGFNLDELLPERGFNVARALVGTESTCVTVLRSTLLLTPAMRQRTLVVVRYDDIVQAAERVTEIIERWRPIALEALDHELIESQQQQHMHVEDIEELPGGPEGAWLLVQFGADTGDESQRQADDFVRWLRKKQGIADDRIEIARSAQEGGISEDIWEIREGGLAGTAFAHGRDNWPGWEDSAVPPERIGEYLAALRAKLSEYGLRGAMYGHMGQGCVHSRIDFDLRSRSGISNYRAFLEDAADLVVSFGGSISGEHGDGQQRGELLEKQYGPRLVQAMREFKASWDPEWKMNPGKVVDAYPLDEDLRLGADYNPWRPSTKMSFPEERGDFAHAGLRCVGIGKCRNPEGSPTMCPSYQVTREEEHSTRGRARLLFEMLQGDVVTDGWQSKEVADALELCLACKGCTSDCPVKVDVPSYKAEFRKHHYRSLRRWRPRHAYAFGFIDQASRLATAVPELANLATRTPGLRTIAKLVAGIDRRRPLPRFAPMTLQQWFSERGGTANPHGRPVVLFPDTFNNHLHTDVGVACVEELEAAGWRVIVPRGHVCCGRPLYDYGFLDVAERYLHRVLAQLREYVRADIPVVGMEPSCLAVFKDELLRMLPHDDDARRLIANSYHFAEFFRAFDIEPPKSGGTALLWGHCHQRATGGVDADAELLQRMGLQVRNLEGGCCGLAGSWGFEDGKYEISMDCGEQALLPAVREADESAVVVANGFSCQTQIADADTGRTALHLAQVMRRARDGNGAAPGRPTPPNARRALRTGVTAAALLGVAGTVGVGLARAGAARL, via the coding sequence ATGGCCGCCACCCCCGCGCACGCGCTTCGCGAAGTACCGGACAAGACCGACACGGCCGTACCGGGACCGCCACGCGGTCGGACGCGGATCGACGTGCGTGGGCTCGAGCGGGCGTTGCGCGACAGCGTCGAGGGTGAGGTGCGGTTCGACACCGGATCGCGGGCGATGTACGCCACCGACGCGTCGAACTTCCGGCAGGTGCCGATCGGCGTGGTGATACCGAAGACACTCGACGACGTCGTCGCGACACACCAGGTGTGCCACCGCTTCGCCGCCCCTGTCCTCAACCGCGGTGGCGGCACCAGCCTGTCGGGCGAGACCGTGAACTACGCGGTGGTGATGGACCACACCAAGTACCTCACCGGTATCGGAGAGTTCGATCCGCAAGCCCGCAGGGTCACCTGCGAGCCGGGCGTCATCAACGAGCAGTTGAACAAGTTCACCGGCAAGCAGGACCTGGTTTTCGGCCCCGACCCTTCTTCGCATTCGCGCTGCGCGATCGGCGGCAACATCGGCAACAACTCGTGCGGGATTCACTCGGTTCAGTCGCAGCTGTACGGGCCGGGCCCACGCACCTCCGACAACGTGGCCGCGCTGGAGGTGGTGACCTACGACGGCGAGCGGTTCTGGGTGGGTATCGGCGAGGAGAGCAGGCTCGACGAGATCATCGCGGCGGGCGGCCGCAAGGGCGAGATCTACGCGAGGCTGCGCGAGTTGCGCGATCGCTACGCCGACGACATCCGCGCCGGTTTCGCACCGGTGACCGAGTTGCCCAGGCGGGTTTCCGGTTTCAACCTCGACGAGCTGCTGCCCGAGCGCGGCTTCAACGTGGCGAGGGCGCTCGTGGGCACCGAAAGCACCTGCGTGACCGTGTTGCGCTCCACGCTGCTGCTCACTCCAGCGATGCGGCAGCGCACGCTCGTCGTGGTGCGCTACGACGACATCGTGCAGGCCGCCGAGCGAGTCACCGAGATCATCGAGCGGTGGCGGCCCATCGCGCTGGAGGCACTCGACCACGAGTTGATCGAAAGCCAGCAGCAGCAGCACATGCACGTGGAGGACATCGAGGAACTGCCGGGGGGTCCGGAGGGTGCGTGGTTGCTCGTGCAGTTCGGTGCGGACACCGGGGACGAGTCGCAGCGGCAGGCCGACGACTTCGTGCGCTGGCTACGCAAGAAACAGGGCATCGCCGACGACCGGATCGAGATCGCAAGGAGCGCGCAGGAAGGCGGCATCAGCGAGGACATCTGGGAGATTCGCGAAGGTGGCCTCGCGGGCACCGCGTTCGCGCACGGCAGGGACAACTGGCCGGGGTGGGAGGATTCCGCCGTGCCGCCGGAGCGGATCGGCGAGTACCTCGCCGCGCTGCGGGCGAAGCTGTCGGAGTACGGGCTGCGCGGGGCCATGTACGGGCACATGGGGCAGGGCTGCGTCCATTCCCGGATCGATTTCGATCTGCGCAGCCGCAGCGGCATCAGCAACTACCGCGCCTTTCTGGAGGACGCGGCCGATCTGGTGGTGTCCTTCGGCGGCAGCATTTCGGGCGAACACGGCGACGGCCAGCAGCGCGGTGAGCTGCTGGAGAAGCAGTACGGCCCCAGGCTGGTGCAGGCCATGCGGGAGTTCAAAGCCAGCTGGGACCCGGAATGGAAGATGAACCCCGGCAAGGTGGTCGACGCCTACCCCCTGGACGAGGACCTGCGGCTCGGTGCGGACTACAACCCGTGGCGCCCGAGCACCAAGATGAGTTTTCCCGAGGAGCGCGGCGACTTCGCGCACGCGGGGCTGCGTTGCGTCGGCATCGGCAAGTGCCGCAATCCCGAGGGCTCACCGACGATGTGCCCGAGCTACCAGGTGACCAGGGAGGAGGAGCACAGCACCAGGGGAAGGGCGCGGCTGCTGTTCGAGATGCTGCAGGGCGACGTCGTCACCGACGGCTGGCAGTCCAAGGAAGTGGCCGATGCCCTCGAACTGTGTCTTGCCTGCAAAGGCTGCACCAGTGACTGTCCCGTCAAGGTGGACGTTCCCTCCTACAAGGCCGAGTTCCGCAAGCACCACTACCGATCGTTGCGGCGCTGGAGGCCACGGCACGCATACGCGTTCGGCTTCATCGACCAGGCTTCGCGGCTTGCGACAGCGGTCCCCGAACTGGCCAACCTCGCGACCCGGACACCGGGGCTGCGCACGATCGCGAAGTTGGTGGCGGGGATCGACCGGCGCAGACCGCTGCCGCGGTTCGCGCCGATGACGTTGCAGCAGTGGTTCAGCGAACGCGGCGGGACGGCCAATCCGCACGGCAGGCCGGTGGTGTTGTTCCCCGACACGTTCAACAACCACCTGCACACCGATGTCGGCGTCGCGTGTGTGGAGGAGTTGGAGGCGGCCGGCTGGCGCGTCATCGTGCCCCGCGGCCACGTCTGCTGCGGTCGCCCGCTGTACGACTACGGATTCCTCGACGTGGCCGAGCGGTACCTGCATCGCGTGCTCGCCCAGTTGCGCGAGTACGTCCGCGCCGACATCCCCGTCGTCGGGATGGAGCCGAGTTGCCTGGCGGTGTTCAAGGACGAGTTGCTGCGGATGCTGCCGCACGACGACGACGCGAGGCGGTTGATCGCCAACTCCTACCACTTCGCGGAGTTCTTCCGGGCATTCGACATCGAACCGCCGAAGTCAGGCGGAACCGCGTTGCTGTGGGGGCACTGCCACCAGCGGGCGACCGGTGGTGTGGACGCTGACGCCGAACTGCTGCAGCGGATGGGATTGCAGGTGCGCAACCTGGAGGGCGGTTGTTGCGGGCTGGCGGGCTCGTGGGGCTTCGAGGACGGCAAGTACGAGATCTCGATGGACTGCGGCGAGCAGGCTTTGCTGCCCGCGGTGCGCGAGGCCGACGAGTCGGCCGTGGTAGTGGCGAACGGGTTCTCGTGCCAGACGCAGATCGCCGACGCGGACACCGGGCGGACGGCGCTGCACCTGGCACAGGTGATGCGTCGTGCTCGCGACGGCAACGGTGCAGCGCCGGGCAGGCCCACACCGCCGAATGCCAGGCGGGCGCTGCGGACCGGCGTCACCGCGGCGGCGCTGCTCGGTGTCGCGGGCACCGTGGGCGTCGGACTCGCACGCGCGGGTGCGGCGCGATTGTGA